The Anomaloglossus baeobatrachus isolate aAnoBae1 chromosome 5, aAnoBae1.hap1, whole genome shotgun sequence genome includes the window TTTAGTGACTCACAGAGTCTATGGTGTGTGTCTTTAGGCTGCCCTGCCTAATCACCCTATAAGTCCTGTCACCGTATGacagattttaaagggaatctgtcagcagatttttgataTGTAATCCAAGAGAAGCATGATGTGTGTCTGAGACTTAccgagctgcttgctgtcattttggccagaatgctgagctctgtataaccccacctctGATTGGCAActtctgtgtatactgtatattgagagaaaactgctaatcagtgataGGGTAGGGATAAACAGAGCATGTGACTAGGAGGAATGAGGcagctagtcctgtagtgataattgcCTGATGATAACACTTATTGAAACAGCAGCtcacagaccagtaagtgacacacagcTGGAATCTGGATATCTGctcctacaccatgctgctcttgGATTAGCAAAATCCTACTTTTATAAAGAGAATCTATGTGAGCAGAAAGAATGAAATAGGCTTCTGAACTGGTCACAGgtcctctttaacactagaactactggactcgtgacacctgtatagaaatacatggtgtaaagtagtcaaaatgactacctcagtagttctagtgttaaacatatTTACATACTTATTTAAGTGCGCTTTTCCTCTGGTTCCTTCTAAAGCTGCATGGCAACGTCTAGTAGCTGTTCTATATAATCAGATGACGTATCTTGGTTGAGATTCCTCAGTGCTCGATAATATGGTAGATGTTCCTTTCTACACAGTACATCTAGAACATAACAGGGCACGTCTCTATAGCTAATGAGCTACCAAGAAACTGAAGTGAGATGTGTGCTAGTCAGTCGTATTTTGAATGCAGCTTTGGTTGTGAATGGAGAAAAGAATGTAAAAACAAGCAAATGCATTTACTGATTATAGTTAGATTCACACGTTGACCTAAAATGAGAAATCTTACAAGATATATTTTGCCGATTCTTCTTCCCACATGAATTAAGATGTGAAACAACAAACCTGAGGACCATGGTATCAAGATGTTGGATACTGAATTTAAAGAGACCGTGCTGGATACTGATTATTAAAGAATTTGTGAAAGCATCAGTGTGTTGTGTGTTCAGTCCAAGATACGTTGTAGGGTGAGTTTGTCATATAGCAAGCATCACCGACACCATAGCAAGCAGTTTTTAGGACAGCTGCGCCAACGTTTTGAAGTGGGTGGGGCTTACTAGGAGGGGTGTGGCCTAATAATCAATATAGTATATGTCAGAAGGTGGAGTAAATTATAACAAATACATGACTGAAGCATTAAGAGCCAGTTTTCCAGATTTTATTCAAGCAAACTCTTCACCAAGACAGGCAAAGGGTAGATGAATCCGCCTCGAATTGATTGCCTTCTATTTCTCCTAACACTGGATTCACACGTTTCACAGTCCAAGGACTGCGCTCTATAGCCTTAATACTTACTCTGACAATCACACTTCTGAGTCACATCATGTGTTGCTGTGATGTTCACACAATCTAGATCTGGCTGTAATTTCATTTTTGAGATTTGGAATCCAGCCCTCGAGAACAAGACTTATCAGTATAATTTTCAACTTGAAGCTTTTGTTCCTATTTTGTTGTTGAGCAATGTACGGTGTATATACAGCTTCTATTTGGTGAGGTCAGGACATGGGTGCCTGAGCTGTACTTGTGTTATGTTGTTAGATCGAATGGTTTCATTTTTCACAGGTATCTGGCTAAAGGCTCATTGGACAGTTTTGTACAAAACAGTGAGATCAGACCGCAGTGCACGGACAGGCCATGGGTCTCCTGATCCAAGAGCAACAGCTTGATAGAAATATATGATGCTCAGATCAGGAGAGCCACAGCCAGTCTGTGCATTAGCATTTTATGCTTCAATCAAATGACAAGGGTCTGAATTAGGCCTCATTTATGTCATGCCGAAATCTGCTACACAGAGGTAGGACACATACAGAAACATATGAGGATAGCACCAGGATGGCGGAGCCCAATtagaatcaaataaactttattgacaggaccaaatacacattagttttgccaaagcaagtgtacactaGGGACTgtgactgtggggatgatgggtagggACTGGAGGAAAGATGTATGGGGAcacatccagggtagggactgtaggaaagaTGGGTGAGGACCAtatccagggtagggactgtaggaaagaTGGGTGGGGACCACATccaggggactgtaggaaggatggatgagggcatatccagggtggggactgtaggaaggatggatgagggcacatccagggtggggactgtaggaaggatggatgagggcacatccagggtggggactgtaggaaggatggatgagggcacatccagggtggggactgtagaaaggatggatgggggctcatccaggggactgtaggaaggatggatgagggcacatccagggtggggactgtaggaaggatggatgagggcacatccagggtggggactgtaggaaggatggatggggcacatccagggtggggactgtaggaaggatggatgagggcacatccagggtggggactgtagaaaggatggatgggggcttatccaggggactgtaggaaggatggatgagggcacatccagggtggggactgtaggaaggatggatgagggcacatccagggtggggactgtagaaaggatggatgggggctcatccaggggactgtaggaaggatggatgagggcacatccagggtggggactgtaggaaggatggatgggggcacatccagggtgggtactgtaggaaggatggatgagggcacatccagggtggggactgcagGAAGGATGGATggtggcacatccagggtggggactgcaggaaggatggatgggggcacatccagggtggggactgtaggaaggatgggtgagggctcatccagggtggggactataggaaggatggatgagggcacatccagggtggggactgcagaaaggatggatggggggggtcatccagggtggggactgtaggaaggatggatggggcacatccagggtggggactgtaggaaggatggatgagggcacatccagggtggggactgtagaaaggatggatgggggctcatccaggggactgtaggaaggatggatgagggcacatccagggtggggactgtaggaaggatggatgagggcacatccagggtggggactgtagaaaggatggatgggggctcatccaggggactgtaggaaggatggatgagggcacatccagggtggggactgtaggaaggatggatgggggcacatccagggtggggactgtaggaaggatggatgagggcacatccagggtggggactgcagGAAGGATGGATggtggcacatccagggtggggactgcaggaaggatggatgggggcacatccagggtggggactgtaggaaggatgggtgagggctcatccagggtggggactataggaaggatggatgagggcacatccagggtggggactgcagaaaggatggatggggggggtcatccagggtggggactgtaggaaggatggatgggggccacATCCAGGGTGGGTACTAtagaaaggatggatggggctcatccagagttggggctatggaagtccatggcttattatAGTTCTCTCTCTCGAAGTATTTAACATTTGCTCACATACCGTGCTCCTACTTTTACATACAATTAGTATGAATTGTTTTAAGAACACTGCAGCAAGTCTTGAAGCTTCTAGGATCAGCAGTATATTGAGAGACTGCCGCAGAGTATTACATTTAACTACAGTAAAAAAATATCAAGAAAATATagtgagagaagaaaaaaaaaaaaaaacacagctcaCCTGTAAAAATGGAAAGGAATCTCTTGAGCCGCACAGAAAAGGCCCCGGCCTGGGTCATACAATTCACAAAGAAGCTAAATATTCAGCGGAGAAAGGTAGGCATAAAAACATCTTCCTTTTATTGATTCATTAAAGTAATGCCGCAGCAGTACTGGCACCACACCAACCCTTTAGGGAGTAAATCCAATGTATTTCGACATCGGTAAGATCTTAATCATAATTGAGATCTTACTAATGTCAAAAAGCGTTAGATTTAGGGATGATGGGTTTATCCCCACCTTTCTCTGCTGGATATTTTGCTTCTTtctgaaaagtaaaaaatataaacCATACAATAAATTATGCCAGGTGTAATTAATGGTATAGTGGATCAACAAGTGCACGCTATGGTAATGCCAGCTTATTGCATACTGGTGTGTCATACTTGTGTTTCCTTGAACAGGATGTTACTTTCCCCCCTTCCCCAGATTCATCACCCACCTTATGAATTGCACTAATTAAAAGACACTACCCCTGATATTACCAAACAGCAAACTGTTGTAATATtttctgcaaaaaaataaataaaaaaagggatCAAAAACTGAACTTTCTTAAATAGAACGCAGGATGCAAATATGGCTCTCTAAGTTGCTAACGTGTACATGCTCCATTACCTTATTACAAGCTGATAGTGGAAGCGTTTCCAAGGGAAAACATTCTTACCTGCAAGAAATGGACTGGATGGGCtacaagattatatatatatatatatatatatatatatatatatatattacaatgttTCCATCTATATTctatccactgccattaacttgacaacggcggcagctataggcatagaagtggtgtctaggtatagtaaagcatcCATACGCTACgctatgaaaccacctatagcaccacctggtggaaaacaacagaattagcatttttatctcgaaaacggaacaagatcgagaaaaaaattgaattacaaagttgtagggcatcattaattcaatacgaatcaacaccttgcatacagaaatgctatgattagaacatgtaaaattcacaaggctgtggacgtgaagcgatacctcatggagaccttcctacaagtcattgagtatggtggctgcatggagtggcctccatgctcacctgacctgaccccattggacttctttctgtgaggtcacatcaaacagcaggtatatgcgacctctccaccaacattgcaggacctacgacgacatatcacagatgcttatgcaaatgtgtcacctaccatattgcacaacgtgcagcaagattcagtatgctgtccagagtccagatgtacattgcagctgacgggggccactttgagcatcaaagttaaatgagtttcatatgcgtgaccagcattcaatgtttgggggggtcatgagtttcatatcataggatttctgtatgcaaggtgtcgattcgtatggaattgatgatgccttacaattttgtaattcactttttttctctatctcgttctgttttctagataaaaatactaactccgttgttttccaccaggtggtgctataagtggtttcactacgtagtgcatggctaccttactatacctagacaccacttctattcctatagctgccgccgttctcaagttaatggcggtggacactgtgtgtgtgtgtgtgtgtgtgtgtgtgtgtgtgtgtgtgtgtgtgtgtgtgtgtgtgtgtgtgtgtgtgtgtgtaattatatatatatatatattttgccgcTGTGATAAGTTTGAGTGTTTGATCGCACTCACCTTCAGTGTGGGTAAATCAAGCGTTGATACAAAGTTCACATTGGAGTATTGGAAGTGTAGCTCCTCTGGTGGATGTGGAGATCTGATCCAGTGGACATCTGCAGACCAAGCTGTAATGGAGGATGAGGTATCTGGATGTAGTACTCTCCCAGGAGTGAATTCAGAACCAACAATGTAGTTTTCCAATAGGATTTATTAAAAATTCAATCAAACCAATCGTcgatctcagatggtagatgagccGACAAGggcagataatttgctagatctggtcctgtcaaatagaccggatacaatgtcagatctacaggtccgggagcacttgggcaccagtgatcataatatggtaaagttcaaagtaatattcaatagaacatttcaaaggtgaCATGCTAAAacatggaattttaggaaagctgatttcaacaaattaagggaagagctgaaATGTATAGATTGtcccaatgtcatggtaactggggaaagtttaaggatatactctaaaggtctgtcacacacagataaatctgtggcagatctgtggttgcagtgaaattgtggacaatcagtgccaggtttgtggctgtgtaaaaatggaacaatatgtccatgatttcactgcaaccacagatctgccaaagatttatctctgtgtgtaaagtggcctttagagtcctgtaaaaaaaaaaaccgtataccctctggtaataaagtgtctaggaataaaaagaaaccactatggataaataagactatacaaagtataataaaacaaaaacaaagggcgtttaaaatcttaagggctgagaatacagaaatagcatttcagaagtataaagatatcaataggaaatgtagaaAAGAAATGAGCAAGAAaagtagctactgaaacaaaaaaaaaaaaaaaaaaaaaaaaaaaaaaaaaaaaaaaaatcgccaatgacattaatataaatcccaaaacaaaggatagtatcggccccttaaaatataacaagttagttatagaggacaaacataagactgagatattaaataggcatttctcatctgtgttaaccaaggaactgactgtaccaggcatcattcaactgaATCAatgttcaccacccaatataattaatttaacacaagatgaagtacgcctacgtctgagtaaattaaagattgacaaatccccagggccagatggcattcatccacgaatattgagggaatcgagctcagtaattgacagaccgctgtatctcatctttttagactcgcttgtaacagggttggtgcctcaggattggaggattgcggatgtgataccgatatttaagaaaggtaagagggtagatccaggcaactaccgtccagtaagcctgacatcagtagtatgcaaagtttttgagggcattttaagggatgacatgcaaaaatatattgcagaaaataatataactgacagacagaatggattcatgaaagagaagtcgtgtctaaccaacctgttggggttctatgagggggtaagtgcaaacctggatattggtaatgcagctgatgtgatttatttggactttgcaaaggcatttcatgctgtaccacataatagccttatactaaagctccagaagcaaggactaggagaaactatatgcaactgggtaaggaattggctaaaagataggaaacaaagagtagtcataaatggtacattctctaaatgggccatagtcagcagtggggtgccgcagggatctgtgctaggaccaattctttttactctctttattaatgaccttgtggttgGGATCGATTGTAaagtgttagggctcatgcgcacgttgcgtactcccatgcatttacgctgcgtattgcactgtcctgcgtcccctgcacaatgtagattgtgcatgatatgtgtgcacgttgcttttatgaacgcagtgatttgagtgctaaaatttgacccaaatccgtgcgttcataaaaacagcatgtcaattatatGTGCATTCTGGattcagctcccactctgtctatggtgggggcagcagccatagtgcatgaaattggctttcatatattatatatatatatattatatatatatatatatatatatatatatatatatatatatatatatatatatatatatatatatatatatatatatatatataaaaaaactgcattcattatgcagtctttctgcagcgatttgacgaagTATTACAGAtgtttgtgcaaacgtgtcacctaccatattgcacaacgtgcagcaagatacagtatgctgtccagagtccagatgtgcattgcagctgacgggggacactttgagcatcaaagttaaaggagcgccatatgcgtgaccagcattcaatgtttttttttttggggggggtggggggtcatgggtttcatatcatagcatttctgtatgcaaggtgttgattcgtattgaattgatgatgccctacaattttttgattcactttttttctctctcattccgttttcgagataaaaatgctgacTCCGTTGTTTACCACCAGGTggcacaataggtggtttcattgtgtagcggcaTGGCTTCTTTActtgtacctagacaccacttctatgcctatagctaccgccgttcttaagttaatggcggtggacgggATATGAGCGGACGcacataatataattatatatatctaatatatatctaatatatatatatatatatatatatatatatataatcatacctTAAAGTTAACAGACACAGAACAGAGTTTAGTCATAGAAAGAGCATGATAGGGTTAAACACAGGCTTTAATTTAATTTATACTTGTATAGTTTattacaaaaaatgaaaaaaattctgCTGTCACCCGAAGCACTGGTATGGTGTTAACTAGTGCCttacacacgtttcttcagcaagTTTTTGCCCCAATATCTGCCCTTGTAATGCAGGTCATATGGACTAAGATATTTCCGGCAGCCCATCATGTTACGGGTCACCAGGCGCTCAAAAGTCCATGGGTTCTGGTTGTTTCTCTGCCGTTCCTCTATTTCATCCCGCAGCTGTTTCAAGGTTTCTCGGCTTACCGCCTTTGCTGGAAATGGAAGTTTTTTGGCTACTTGCGTTAGTACAGGTAAGACCTCAGCAAATTCACAGCGTCCTCCCACCTCCAGAACGAGCTGTTCTGCTTTCACTGGGGTGACGTAATGGTCCACTGCACCTTTCCCACCGCCCATACGTTGACCAAGTCCTTTGCGTGTGATGGGTTTGTGAGGAGCTTCTATCAACCAGTTGCTGAACGTCACTTGGGGGTCAAACTTACGATTTAAAGTCAAACGCATCATTTCAAAGTGACCCCAATGTAAGTATCCACCTCCCAAAGCCTGTacgaaacaaaaaacaaacaaaaaacaaatcaaCGCACAATTGTTAAAAAGGACTATCTATTTAAAGAGAGCACAGCGTCAGTAGGTCTCCGTAAATACTAAATTTTCCTTTTAATCTGCTAATCTTAAGATTCTCAATAGAGAACAAAGCAAAAAGGCCATCAAAATATAATAAAGAATATCAACTAGTAGTTAGAGTTTTAGTGAAAGCTCTGAAACCTGCATTAAAACAAGCCACAGCAAGATTAGTCCtaaagaataataataaaat containing:
- the MRPL16 gene encoding large ribosomal subunit protein uL16m isoform X1, which produces MALSLWSRMAGLRRLLLTGHVSSPHKAVTAGLRSYEPPPDFSSISMKERPKLRFMNKVPDLVKVVKVPRGLNDIRGPALKGREFQEGQYGILALGGGYLHWGHFEMMRLTLNRKFDPQVTFSNWLIEAPHKPITRKGLGQRMGGGKGAVDHYVTPVKAEQLVLEVGGRCEFAEVLPVLTQVAKKLPFPAKAVSRETLKQLRDEIEERQRNNQNPWTFERLVTRNMMGCRKYLSPYDLHYKGRYWGKNLLKKRV
- the MRPL16 gene encoding large ribosomal subunit protein uL16m isoform X2 encodes the protein MKERPKLRFMNKVPDLVKVVKVPRGLNDIRGPALKGREFQEGQYGILALGGGYLHWGHFEMMRLTLNRKFDPQVTFSNWLIEAPHKPITRKGLGQRMGGGKGAVDHYVTPVKAEQLVLEVGGRCEFAEVLPVLTQVAKKLPFPAKAVSRETLKQLRDEIEERQRNNQNPWTFERLVTRNMMGCRKYLSPYDLHYKGRYWGKNLLKKRV